In a genomic window of Sulfurisphaera tokodaii str. 7:
- a CDS encoding MarR family winged helix-turn-helix transcriptional regulator, giving the protein MINMLKQKRYLLFSPEGEILIFLYKNPGFHNIDEISESTRIPRSTISQKIPELQIYELIEVEQREEKRGKLTKTITYVKLSDKGKEFVKNKLKEL; this is encoded by the coding sequence ATGATAAATATGCTCAAACAAAAGAGATACCTCTTATTTAGTCCAGAGGGAGAAATACTGATTTTTTTATACAAAAACCCAGGTTTTCACAACATAGATGAGATATCTGAAAGTACTAGAATTCCAAGAAGCACCATATCGCAGAAGATACCAGAATTACAAATATATGAACTGATAGAGGTTGAGCAAAGAGAGGAGAAAAGAGGAAAATTAACGAAAACGATAACTTATGTAAAACTTTCCGATAAAGGTAAAGAATTTGTAAAAAATAAATTGAAGGAGCTGTGA
- a CDS encoding pseudouridylate synthase yields MKTEILSKSLELLSKYPLCDSCLGRCFARLSLGHSNEERGKAIKILLLMEIDKAIKEHKIEDLSQIKEVLYNMGEISLTLYKNYFNDEFQNRSCYICDNRINEFKENFLKKALEKIGNNKTFVLGVKLTDELKNREEKFMVENQLFYYESIKNEIKRDVGKKLANMGFIPEFDNPQVELVYDMEYDTVIIFTKSKKYLAFYNRLSRGIPISSWVSKGGESLESLLSTQVVAPYSEASEYRIIDDYPLIIENITEKEINLQGFHITVVSKIAGKELSTIFTIKPTRRLYRVTVYSDEEIKEGIKIYDKIYDIFIEAKDFKELREKIKNYQLISIDLISTVGKSKLVADTYIKKNFS; encoded by the coding sequence TTGAAGACAGAAATTCTAAGTAAATCACTAGAGTTATTATCTAAGTATCCTCTTTGTGATAGTTGTCTAGGAAGATGTTTTGCAAGGCTCAGTTTAGGTCATAGTAATGAAGAAAGAGGTAAGGCAATAAAGATATTATTATTAATGGAAATAGATAAGGCAATAAAAGAGCATAAAATAGAAGATTTATCACAAATAAAAGAAGTTCTATATAATATGGGAGAAATAAGCCTTACTTTATATAAGAATTATTTTAATGACGAGTTTCAAAATAGAAGTTGTTACATTTGTGACAATAGAATAAATGAATTTAAAGAAAATTTCCTTAAGAAAGCATTAGAAAAGATAGGAAATAATAAGACTTTTGTATTAGGTGTTAAACTCACTGATGAATTAAAGAATAGAGAAGAAAAATTTATGGTGGAAAATCAATTATTCTATTATGAAAGTATAAAAAATGAAATAAAAAGAGACGTAGGAAAAAAATTGGCTAATATGGGTTTTATACCAGAATTTGATAATCCTCAAGTAGAACTTGTCTATGATATGGAATATGATACTGTAATAATATTTACTAAGTCTAAAAAGTACTTAGCATTTTATAATAGACTTAGTAGAGGTATACCTATATCTAGTTGGGTTTCTAAAGGAGGAGAATCTTTAGAGAGTCTATTATCTACGCAAGTTGTTGCTCCTTATTCTGAGGCTTCAGAGTACAGAATAATTGATGACTATCCGCTTATAATAGAAAATATAACTGAGAAAGAGATAAACTTGCAAGGATTCCATATTACTGTAGTATCAAAAATTGCGGGAAAAGAGCTATCAACAATTTTTACTATAAAGCCTACTAGACGTCTATATAGAGTAACAGTTTATTCAGATGAGGAAATTAAGGAGGGAATTAAAATTTATGATAAAATTTATGATATATTTATAGAGGCAAAAGATTTTAAAGAACTAAGAGAGAAGATAAAAAATTACCAGCTTATTTCCATAGATTTAATATCTACTGTAGGCAAAAGTAAACTAGTAGCCGACACTTATATTAAAAAGAATTTTTCATAA
- the rpiA gene encoding ribose 5-phosphate isomerase A, producing MDPKEVVARFIVDKLKEHKLIGLGTGKTVKKLIEVLSEEGLLKEKIFVASSIDTELEISKREGIVITLYSGLRPQVYIDSFDFVTSDKIMIKGGGAALLREKMLYTFSKEKVFIGEELKLKDLKEYSVPVEVVPVGVAYVISALKERGYEAKIREGNGKIGPIISDNGNIILDVIVKRENLCDFERLVKEIPAIIESGIFCKKDYEIYLANENGRISIL from the coding sequence ATGGACCCAAAAGAAGTAGTAGCTCGCTTTATTGTTGATAAATTAAAGGAGCATAAACTAATAGGCTTAGGTACAGGTAAAACAGTAAAGAAACTAATAGAAGTTTTAAGTGAAGAAGGTCTTCTAAAGGAAAAGATATTTGTGGCAAGTTCAATAGATACGGAGTTAGAGATTAGTAAGAGAGAAGGAATAGTGATCACCTTATATTCTGGTTTAAGACCTCAAGTATATATAGATAGTTTTGATTTCGTAACTTCTGATAAGATTATGATTAAAGGTGGAGGAGCCGCTTTGCTTAGAGAAAAAATGTTATACACATTCTCTAAGGAAAAAGTATTTATTGGTGAAGAGTTAAAACTTAAGGATTTAAAAGAGTATTCTGTTCCTGTTGAGGTTGTACCAGTAGGAGTAGCATACGTTATTTCAGCTCTTAAAGAAAGAGGCTATGAAGCAAAAATAAGAGAGGGAAATGGTAAAATTGGTCCCATAATCTCAGATAATGGGAATATAATTTTAGATGTTATTGTAAAGAGGGAAAATTTATGTGATTTTGAAAGATTGGTAAAAGAAATTCCTGCAATAATTGAAAGTGGTATATTTTGCAAAAAAGATTATGAAATTTACTTGGCTAACGAAAATGGGAGGATTAGTATTTTGTGA
- a CDS encoding prolyl oligopeptidase family serine peptidase: protein MIIFPNSTRVLLDEGYSVLITNLRGDYKNGEEWHKQGMLLNKKNVFKDFSEFL from the coding sequence ATTATCATCTTTCCCAATTCTACCAGAGTTCTATTAGACGAGGGGTACTCTGTACTTATAACTAACCTAAGGGGAGATTACAAGAATGGAGAGGAATGGCATAAGCAGGGAATGTTGCTGAATAAGAAGAACGTCTTCAAGGACTTTTCTGAATTTCTATAA
- a CDS encoding type II toxin-antitoxin system VapC family toxin has translation MYKNRTLQDKLDFIITSILNVIEYPPILNLRNKLLVVYPTKEDYELALKIMVKLRKIGKPVNVVDIILASIAINHNMIVVTNDRDFDLIKKVEDKLEIQVNP, from the coding sequence ATCTATAAAAATAGGACTTTACAAGATAAGTTAGACTTTATTATTACAAGTATTTTAAACGTAATTGAATATCCTCCTATACTCAATCTTAGGAACAAGCTTTTGGTTGTATATCCTACTAAAGAAGATTATGAGCTCGCACTTAAGATTATGGTAAAGCTAAGGAAGATAGGAAAGCCTGTTAATGTGGTTGATATAATATTAGCGTCAATTGCGATAAATCATAATATGATAGTAGTAACAAATGATAGAGATTTTGATCTAATTAAGAAAGTTGAAGATAAGCTGGAAATACAAGTTAACCCTTAA
- a CDS encoding prolyl oligopeptidase family serine peptidase — MMGGKTIAMGGGNGGLLVGATENEYPELIDCAVIGHPVLDVLRYDKLYVGKYWVKEYEDPNDPK, encoded by the coding sequence ATGATGGGAGGAAAGACTATTGCAATGGGCGGGGGTAATGGAGGGCTTTTAGTAGGTGCTACTGAAAATGAGTACCCAGAGCTTATAGACTGTGCAGTAATAGGTCATCCTGTTCTGGACGTGTTAAGATATGATAAACTTTACGTTGGAAAATATTGGGTTAAGGAATACGAGGACCCTAACGACCCAAAGTAA
- the pyrH gene encoding UMP kinase yields MKLVLKISGKFFDEENIENFISLRNTIKNIVNEGHRLAIVSGGGSTARKYIKIGRELGVNEAHLDLLGIWASRLNAYLLTFILSDLSYMKVPENLEEFIEKWESEKVVITGGFQPGQSTATVAALVSEAIAADYLILATNVDGVYDKDPRYNKDAKLLSKLNTETLKKILETSQSVKAGTYELLDPLAIKIIERSKIKVIVMNYKRLNKILDIIHGKDIGSIIEPM; encoded by the coding sequence ATGAAGTTAGTTCTTAAGATAAGTGGTAAATTTTTTGATGAGGAGAATATTGAAAATTTTATTTCATTAAGAAATACTATAAAAAATATTGTTAATGAGGGTCATAGACTAGCAATAGTAAGTGGTGGAGGTTCTACAGCTAGAAAATATATCAAAATAGGAAGAGAGTTAGGGGTAAATGAAGCCCACTTAGACTTATTAGGAATATGGGCCTCAAGGTTAAATGCTTATTTGCTAACCTTTATACTCTCTGATTTAAGTTACATGAAAGTACCAGAAAATTTAGAGGAATTTATTGAAAAATGGGAAAGTGAGAAAGTAGTTATTACAGGTGGTTTTCAACCTGGGCAATCCACAGCTACAGTAGCTGCTCTAGTTAGTGAAGCCATAGCAGCTGATTATCTTATCTTAGCTACAAACGTAGATGGTGTATACGATAAAGATCCTAGGTATAATAAAGATGCAAAATTACTTTCTAAATTAAATACAGAAACATTAAAGAAAATTTTAGAAACATCACAATCAGTCAAAGCAGGAACTTACGAGTTGCTTGATCCATTAGCAATAAAAATTATAGAAAGATCAAAAATAAAAGTAATTGTGATGAATTATAAAAGGCTTAATAAAATTTTAGATATTATTCATGGTAAAGATATTGGTAGTATAATTGAACCGATGTGA
- a CDS encoding SDR family oxidoreductase, producing MNVDINGKRVLITASTEGIGKGLARTLSREGCKIIITSRNEHKVKSTVEELKKYNPEVYGYVSDLTNYSNLEALVKFMLEKIGGIDVLIFNSGNPPSEPSYFDETSIEDWEYSVKLYLLSAIKLTKLVLPYMKSQRWGRILYLSSWTIKQPQRIFVLADVSRSSIVQLTKILSKELGSYNITVNTILMGSFETEGAKRSLKKLAEKQKIDFEELWKKEVIERSPLKRTGDIEKELGSLIAYLISDYASYITGSVIQIDGGTSDAI from the coding sequence ATGAATGTCGATATAAACGGTAAAAGAGTCTTAATAACTGCATCCACTGAAGGAATAGGTAAAGGTCTAGCAAGAACCCTATCACGAGAAGGATGTAAAATTATTATTACTTCTAGGAATGAACATAAGGTTAAATCTACTGTTGAAGAGCTGAAAAAATACAACCCTGAAGTTTACGGTTACGTATCAGATTTAACCAATTATTCAAACTTAGAAGCCTTAGTTAAATTTATGTTAGAAAAAATCGGAGGCATTGATGTTCTCATTTTTAATTCTGGAAATCCTCCTTCTGAACCTTCTTATTTTGATGAAACTTCAATAGAGGACTGGGAGTATTCTGTTAAACTCTATTTACTAAGTGCAATAAAACTTACTAAACTGGTTTTGCCCTATATGAAGTCGCAAAGATGGGGCAGGATTTTATATTTATCTTCATGGACAATTAAACAACCTCAAAGAATTTTTGTCTTAGCAGATGTGTCCAGATCTTCAATTGTTCAATTAACTAAGATTCTCTCTAAAGAACTAGGAAGCTATAACATTACTGTTAATACAATACTAATGGGAAGTTTTGAGACAGAAGGGGCAAAAAGAAGTCTTAAAAAATTAGCAGAGAAACAAAAGATAGATTTCGAAGAGTTATGGAAAAAGGAAGTAATAGAAAGATCTCCGTTAAAAAGAACTGGTGATATTGAAAAAGAATTAGGTTCGCTTATTGCATATCTAATTTCTGATTATGCTTCATATATAACAGGTTCCGTAATACAAATAGATGGAGGTACTAGTGATGCAATATAA
- a CDS encoding chromatin protein Cren7 produces MAEKKVKVKTPSGKEAELAPEKVWVLAPKGRKGVKIGLFKDPETGKYFRHKLPDDYPV; encoded by the coding sequence ATGGCTGAGAAAAAGGTAAAAGTAAAGACTCCTAGTGGGAAAGAAGCGGAATTGGCACCAGAAAAAGTCTGGGTATTAGCACCTAAAGGGAGAAAAGGTGTAAAGATAGGATTATTCAAAGACCCAGAAACTGGGAAATATTTTAGGCATAAATTGCCAGATGATTATCCAGTCTAA
- a CDS encoding winged helix DNA-binding protein — protein MEDIVRLNEIDQDVLLALLNKDKLGIRELEEEIKKVSKQRSPNAITKSVDKLLKMGLVKEEKEEKPPRGKRLIYLTDKGKEVAQHLKSIYELIGKSG, from the coding sequence ATGGAAGATATAGTAAGGCTTAACGAAATCGATCAAGATGTCTTGTTAGCTTTATTAAATAAGGATAAGCTGGGGATAAGGGAGTTAGAGGAGGAAATAAAAAAAGTTTCGAAACAGAGGTCTCCTAATGCTATAACTAAGAGCGTAGATAAGCTCCTTAAGATGGGGTTAGTAAAGGAGGAGAAGGAGGAAAAACCGCCCAGAGGTAAGAGACTAATTTACCTAACTGATAAGGGTAAGGAGGTGGCACAACACTTAAAATCGATTTATGAACTTATCGGGAAGAGTGGGTAA
- the lysS gene encoding homocitrate synthase — protein sequence MTKSKTTSMKVGILDSTLREGEQTPGVVFTIDQRVEIAKALSDVGVQMIEAGHPAVSSDIYEGIKRIMKLKREGLITSEIVGHSRAVKKDIEVAAELEVDRIAIFYGVSDIHLKAKHHVTREEALNIIAETISYAKSHGVKVRFTAEDGSRTDLDYLIKVCKTARDAGADRVSIADTVGILYPTKTRELFSTLVREVPGLEFDIHAHNDLGLAVANALAAIEGGATIIHTTVNGLGERVGIVPLQVIAAAIKYHFGIEVVKLNKLQQLASLVEKYSGIPMPPNYPITGDYAFIHKAGIHVAGVLNDPSTYEFMPPETFGRSRDYVIDKYTGKHALKDRFEKLGVKLSDVELDQVLAKIKSNPNVRFYRDVDLLEIAESVTGRVLKPKPPENIEALISVKCESNVYTTAVTRRLSVIPGVKEVMEISGDYDILVKVEAKDPNELNQIIENIRAVKGVSSTLTSLVLKKM from the coding sequence ATTACCAAAAGTAAAACTACTAGTATGAAAGTAGGAATCCTTGACTCAACCCTAAGAGAAGGAGAACAAACACCCGGAGTTGTATTCACAATAGATCAAAGAGTCGAAATAGCAAAAGCATTATCAGATGTTGGTGTTCAGATGATAGAAGCAGGACATCCTGCGGTATCCTCGGATATTTATGAGGGAATAAAAAGGATTATGAAACTTAAAAGAGAAGGACTTATTACATCAGAAATAGTAGGGCATAGTAGGGCTGTAAAAAAAGATATCGAAGTAGCAGCAGAATTAGAAGTAGATAGAATAGCAATATTTTATGGTGTAAGTGATATCCACCTTAAAGCAAAACATCATGTTACAAGAGAGGAGGCACTTAATATAATAGCAGAAACAATAAGTTATGCAAAAAGTCATGGTGTTAAAGTAAGATTTACAGCAGAAGACGGTAGCAGAACCGATTTAGATTATTTAATAAAAGTGTGTAAAACAGCAAGAGATGCTGGTGCTGACAGAGTAAGTATAGCCGATACTGTGGGTATTCTTTATCCCACAAAAACAAGAGAATTATTTAGTACCTTAGTAAGGGAAGTACCAGGTTTAGAATTTGATATTCATGCTCATAATGATTTAGGTTTAGCCGTTGCTAATGCGTTGGCAGCAATAGAAGGCGGAGCTACTATAATTCATACTACAGTAAATGGATTAGGAGAAAGAGTAGGAATTGTTCCTCTCCAAGTAATTGCGGCAGCAATAAAATATCATTTTGGAATTGAAGTTGTAAAGTTAAATAAATTACAACAATTAGCCAGTCTAGTTGAAAAATATAGTGGTATACCGATGCCTCCAAACTATCCAATAACAGGAGATTATGCATTTATTCATAAAGCTGGTATTCATGTGGCTGGAGTTCTTAATGATCCATCAACTTACGAGTTTATGCCACCAGAGACTTTTGGAAGAAGTAGAGACTACGTTATTGATAAATATACTGGTAAGCACGCACTAAAAGATAGGTTTGAAAAATTGGGCGTTAAATTAAGTGATGTAGAACTAGATCAAGTACTAGCTAAAATAAAATCCAATCCAAATGTTAGATTCTATAGAGATGTAGACTTATTAGAAATAGCTGAGTCAGTTACTGGCAGAGTATTAAAACCTAAACCGCCAGAAAATATTGAAGCTTTAATTTCAGTTAAATGTGAGTCAAATGTTTATACTACAGCAGTAACTAGAAGATTATCTGTTATTCCAGGAGTAAAAGAAGTCATGGAAATCTCTGGAGATTATGATATTCTCGTTAAAGTTGAGGCAAAAGATCCTAATGAACTTAATCAAATTATTGAAAATATCAGAGCTGTAAAGGGTGTAAGCTCTACTTTAACATCATTAGTTCTTAAAAAGATGTAA
- a CDS encoding DNA-binding protein, whose translation MEREFLERFTLSELILLSLSRRCMTLEELQERTGAEKNTLLVYLTRMYKRGIISRQWRKIAGIRVREYCLKYRDEILR comes from the coding sequence ATGGAAAGGGAATTTCTTGAACGATTCACCTTAAGCGAGTTAATCCTGCTCTCGTTAAGTCGGAGATGCATGACTTTAGAGGAGCTCCAGGAGAGGACTGGTGCCGAGAAGAATACGTTATTAGTCTACCTGACTAGGATGTATAAGAGGGGAATAATATCTAGACAATGGAGGAAAATTGCGGGAATTAGGGTAAGAGAGTATTGCCTCAAATATAGAGATGAGATTTTGCGTTAA
- a CDS encoding helicase C-terminal domain-containing protein, which produces MEVLKLQLRQWQAEKLGEAINALKHGKTLLLNAKPGLGKTVFVEVLGMQLKKKVLIFTRTHSQLDSIYKNAKLLGLKTGFLIGKSASCIYAQGDEEPDEINCSKCRLKDKIKTIEDKEPSKLIEEFKDAVDYCPYYSLRANLKDKDVIAMTYPYLFQKPIRNSVFCNKDDCLKLEDYLIVIDEAHNLLEADKWFTRKISRKMLERALKEIEIVERLNRIDAKKVKDYINLLIDYMSKLIKDGRCHELSLMPLPDRETNGELIVVTRAYLNIDEGPVKKSSLKSLLKFVEMKGDLYNCNGSLVKVPSDVNQLIEDALNVKTFKVLMSGTLPESLTLTNSYKIVVNESYGRGEYYYCPNVTSELRKRNSNIPIYSILLKRIYENSSKSVLVFFPSYEMLESVRIHLSGIPVIEENKKTRHEEVLELMKTGKYLVMLVMRAKESEGVEFREKENLFESLVLAGLPYPNVSDDMVRKRIERLSKLTGKDEDSIIHDLTAIVIKQTIGRAFRDPNDYVKIYLCDSRYREYFADLGISEKEIKLFA; this is translated from the coding sequence GTGGAGGTCCTTAAATTGCAGTTAAGACAATGGCAGGCGGAGAAATTAGGCGAAGCAATTAATGCTTTAAAGCATGGCAAGACTCTTTTGCTTAACGCAAAGCCCGGCTTAGGTAAGACGGTCTTCGTTGAAGTATTAGGTATGCAACTGAAAAAGAAGGTTCTGATATTTACCAGAACACATAGTCAGTTGGACAGCATTTACAAGAACGCCAAACTTTTGGGCTTAAAGACGGGCTTTCTGATAGGTAAGTCAGCTTCATGTATTTACGCTCAGGGTGATGAGGAACCAGATGAAATAAACTGTAGTAAGTGCAGACTGAAGGATAAAATAAAGACAATAGAGGACAAAGAGCCTTCAAAACTAATAGAGGAGTTTAAAGATGCTGTAGATTACTGTCCCTATTATTCATTAAGGGCAAACCTTAAGGATAAGGACGTAATAGCGATGACTTATCCATATTTATTTCAGAAACCGATAAGGAATTCCGTCTTCTGTAATAAGGATGATTGCTTAAAGCTTGAGGACTATCTGATCGTAATAGACGAAGCCCATAATTTGCTTGAAGCGGATAAGTGGTTTACGAGGAAAATAAGTCGTAAAATGTTGGAGAGAGCGTTAAAAGAGATAGAAATTGTCGAAAGGCTTAACAGAATAGATGCGAAGAAGGTAAAAGACTACATCAACTTGCTTATCGATTATATGAGTAAACTAATCAAGGACGGGAGGTGTCACGAATTATCATTAATGCCATTACCAGATAGGGAAACAAACGGCGAGTTAATAGTAGTAACCAGAGCGTATTTAAATATAGATGAGGGACCGGTAAAGAAGTCAAGTTTGAAGTCGTTACTAAAGTTTGTTGAGATGAAAGGTGATCTGTATAACTGCAACGGAAGTCTGGTTAAAGTACCTTCAGACGTTAACCAATTAATTGAAGACGCACTTAACGTTAAGACGTTTAAAGTTTTGATGAGCGGTACTTTACCCGAATCTTTAACACTTACAAATTCGTACAAGATTGTAGTAAACGAGAGTTACGGAAGGGGAGAGTACTATTACTGCCCAAACGTAACTTCGGAACTCCGTAAGAGGAACTCCAACATCCCCATTTACTCCATATTGCTTAAGAGGATTTATGAAAACAGCAGTAAGAGTGTTCTTGTTTTCTTTCCCAGCTACGAAATGTTAGAAAGTGTCAGAATCCATCTATCGGGAATTCCGGTTATTGAGGAGAATAAAAAGACCAGACACGAAGAGGTTTTAGAGCTGATGAAGACCGGCAAATATCTCGTAATGTTGGTAATGCGTGCTAAAGAGAGTGAGGGAGTGGAGTTTAGAGAAAAGGAGAACCTATTTGAAAGTTTAGTGCTTGCAGGATTGCCTTATCCTAACGTTTCGGATGATATGGTAAGGAAGAGAATAGAGAGGCTGAGCAAATTAACTGGTAAAGATGAGGACTCAATAATACACGACTTAACTGCAATAGTGATTAAGCAGACTATCGGCAGGGCTTTTAGGGATCCTAACGATTATGTTAAGATTTACCTTTGTGATTCAAGGTATAGGGAATATTTTGCTGACCTGGGTATTTCCGAAAAAGAGATTAAGCTTTTTGCATAG
- a CDS encoding PaREP1 family protein, which produces MSLEEIIKKLEERGVDVTEALLDILSREDPNDSSKERISLAEKYMQESKEYAEKGDAVQASEKAYKVVEEVVKALAEKFKTEEYQEFLKEGRWYIYLLGKASKTLSKNLGYWVLDGWNAGYDLHVWGFHERKYSVEDVKVSLKRVEEMLIEAKKLFV; this is translated from the coding sequence ATGTCGTTAGAGGAAATAATAAAAAAGCTAGAGGAGAGAGGAGTTGATGTTACTGAGGCTTTACTAGATATTTTAAGTAGGGAAGACCCTAATGATAGTAGTAAGGAAAGAATAAGTTTAGCTGAAAAGTATATGCAGGAAAGCAAAGAGTATGCTGAAAAAGGAGACGCAGTTCAAGCGTCAGAGAAGGCTTATAAAGTTGTCGAAGAAGTCGTTAAGGCGTTGGCGGAAAAATTTAAGACCGAGGAATACCAGGAGTTCTTGAAAGAAGGTAGATGGTACATCTATTTGTTAGGCAAGGCCAGCAAGACGCTTTCTAAAAATCTGGGTTATTGGGTTTTAGACGGCTGGAATGCTGGTTACGATTTGCATGTATGGGGATTCCACGAGAGAAAATATTCCGTTGAGGACGTTAAAGTCTCCCTAAAAAGGGTAGAAGAAATGCTTATTGAAGCAAAGAAGTTATTTGTTTAA
- a CDS encoding ParB N-terminal domain-containing protein, with amino-acid sequence MARFIARTKLNIDDIKEVDEYKALIPENNQYEELKKAIKEQGFLFPVIVNQNRELIDGYTRLRIARELGLTEIPAEVYETGGREEELDIIASLNLKRRHLTKDELVLLIDKIHEMKKRLKKDNIEEQNSGTGARISAIDKENISKNSVTEESREIREELKKLVPDVQINEDTIRKYLQIKKEVPWLVQYIGDEKKNKIGIRKAYEIYTLLSKKNLLDLDKRIPKTELTKLITDKEGRKILERDDLLQLILDHKMAVSQAINKLKTEEKIKQSKKKSRVKTEDEYAETDEEEEDETEEGQRELDENEEYPLLEEWQKAKEEEKQEAEQQLTPQLNVSPNSNTTQVTLEFSNVLKELSNKGFTKLDFNTDVVIAKINDKYYAILLEALKSLERGSKQYKELAEFLVSNNLAVYDPEEDNYIISWRSLNCS; translated from the coding sequence ATGGCTAGGTTCATAGCTAGGACTAAACTGAATATTGATGATATTAAGGAAGTTGATGAATACAAAGCCCTTATTCCAGAGAATAATCAGTATGAGGAATTGAAGAAGGCTATAAAAGAGCAGGGATTTCTGTTTCCAGTTATTGTAAATCAGAATAGAGAACTGATAGATGGTTATACGAGGCTCAGAATTGCAAGAGAATTAGGATTAACAGAAATCCCAGCCGAGGTCTACGAGACAGGCGGGAGAGAGGAAGAACTTGATATCATTGCAAGCCTGAACTTAAAGAGGAGGCACTTAACTAAGGACGAGCTAGTACTACTAATTGATAAGATTCATGAAATGAAAAAGAGACTGAAAAAAGATAATATAGAAGAGCAAAATTCTGGCACTGGTGCCAGAATTTCAGCAATCGATAAAGAAAATATTTCAAAAAACTCCGTAACTGAAGAATCCAGGGAAATAAGGGAAGAATTGAAGAAACTAGTACCAGATGTTCAGATAAATGAGGATACTATTAGAAAATATCTCCAGATCAAGAAAGAAGTACCATGGTTAGTCCAGTATATTGGAGATGAGAAGAAGAACAAAATAGGCATCAGAAAGGCTTATGAGATATACACATTACTGAGTAAGAAGAACTTACTAGACCTGGATAAACGTATACCAAAAACAGAGCTTACTAAACTGATTACTGATAAAGAAGGTAGGAAAATCCTAGAAAGAGACGATCTACTACAGCTGATTTTAGACCATAAGATGGCTGTTTCACAAGCGATAAACAAGCTGAAGACTGAGGAAAAGATTAAGCAGTCTAAGAAGAAGTCCAGGGTAAAAACAGAAGATGAATACGCCGAAACTGATGAGGAAGAGGAAGATGAGACTGAAGAAGGACAGAGAGAGTTAGATGAAAATGAAGAATATCCGCTTCTCGAGGAGTGGCAAAAAGCTAAGGAAGAAGAAAAACAAGAGGCTGAACAACAGTTAACTCCCCAGTTAAATGTGTCTCCTAACTCTAACACTACGCAAGTAACATTAGAATTTTCTAATGTGTTAAAAGAACTATCTAATAAGGGATTTACGAAACTCGATTTCAACACCGACGTGGTTATAGCAAAAATAAACGATAAATATTACGCAATATTACTTGAAGCACTAAAGTCGTTGGAAAGGGGATCAAAACAGTATAAGGAATTAGCCGAATTTCTAGTCTCTAACAATCTGGCAGTTTACGACCCAGAAGAAGATAACTACATCATTTCGTGGAGGTCCTTAAATTGCAGTTAA
- a CDS encoding DUF4322 domain-containing protein, translated as MIIPDSIHTRTLAQIKEKLFSLINFKAEEVKKTLITAALSRDSIENKAKEFEISPQTVRNYVSMGISFF; from the coding sequence TTGATAATACCAGACTCCATCCACACAAGAACACTTGCACAAATCAAGGAAAAATTATTTTCTCTCATAAACTTCAAGGCTGAAGAAGTAAAGAAAACACTTATAACAGCAGCACTTAGTAGGGATTCAATAGAAAACAAGGCAAAAGAGTTTGAAATATCACCACAAACAGTGAGAAACTACGTCAGTATGGGAATCTCTTTTTTCTGA